GAACGCGTCCTCGGCCAGGAAGGTGCCCTGCAGCTGATACGGATCGGCGTCGTCGCCCACCTGCGCCCACCCCGCGCGCACCTTGAAGAGGTTCACCGGGGTGCGGGAAAGGTCGAGCGCGTCCGACACGATCAGGCTGCCGGAAACCGACGGGTAGAAGTACGAGTTGTTCTCCTCGGGAAGCGTCGACGACCAGTCGTTGCGCCCGGTTACTTCCAGGAACGCGAGGTCGCGGAAGCCCAGCTGGGCCGAGCCGTACACCGAGCGGGTGCCCACGCGGTACAGCAGGTTCTGCGCTTCGACGGGCGAGGCGTTGTTGGTGGCCTTGAAGAGCCCCGGAATGGTCAGCCGGTCGACCGTGACGAGGTTGAGCTCGTCGGCGGAGTACCGGTAGTTGCCGCCCACGGTGGCCGCCAGCGAGAAGGTGCTGTTCAGGTCGCGGTCGGCGGTCACGAACACGTCGCTGTTCGTCTCGCTGCGGGTGATCAGGTCTTCGTCGAACGTGTCGTCCGGGTAGTTGATGTTGTCCGCGTGGAACATCCGCTTGCGGTGGTCCTGGTACCAGTCGGTGCCGGTCCGGGCCGTGGCCGTCAGCCAGTCGGTGAGGCCGTAGCTGAGCGACACGTTGCCGATGAGCCGGTTGCGGTCGTCCTCGTTGCGGTTGTGCAGCGCCAGCCAGTACGGATTGGTGTGGTAGTTGTAGTTCCAGTTGTAGTGCTCGCCATCCTTCATGAAGTCGCGAAGGAGGCGGGTGTCCACCGTACGGCCGAACCACGTGAACTGCTGCATGGGGTTGGTGGCCGAGTAGCCGGTGCCCGGGCGGTTGGCGCCCTCGGCGCGGACGTAGTTGGCCGAGGCCTCGGCGCGCAGGCGGTTGTTGATCTGGGTGCCGCCGTTCAGGCCGATGGTGTAGCGGCTCAGCTCCTGCCCCGGGTACATCGCCTCCTGGTTCATGTGGCCGATCGACAGGCGCACGTTCGCGCGGTCGCTGGCGGCCGCCAGGGCCAGGTTGTTCTGCACCGTCATGCCGGTGCGGAAGAAGTTCGAGACGTTGTCCGGATGGCAGACGAAGGGAGCCGGCGCTCCGTTGCTGAAGAACTGGGTGATCGGGCGGCCATCGCAGGCCGGGCCCCAGCTCTCGTCGACGCCGTCGAACGTGCCGGCGCCCGCGCCGTCCACGAACTCGAACTCGCCGCCGGAGCCCTGGCCGTACTGGTTCTGGTACGAGGGCAGGCGAAGCGGGTCTTCCCAGGTGACGTTGCTGGTGTAGCTGAGCTGGGTTCCGTCGATGCCGCGGCCCGACTTGGTGGTGATCAGGATCACCCCGTTGGCGGCGCGCGACCCGTAGAGGGCGGCGGCGTTGGGGCCCTTCAGCACCGTGACGTTGGCGATGTCGTTGGGATTGATGTCCTGCGCGGCGTTGCCGTAGTCGTAGCCGCCGTACCCGTCGAGCGTGGGCGACGAGTTGTCGATGGGCACGCCGTCGATGACGAACAGCGGCTGGTTGTCGCCCGAGAGCGACGTGGCGCCGCGGATGATGATGCGGGCCGAGCCGCCGGCGGGGCCGGCGTTGGTGGTCTGCACGCCGGCCACTTCGCCCGCCAGCGCGTTGACGATGTTGGTCTCAGGCGCGTCGGTGAGCTGCGACGCGTCGAGCGAGGCGGTGGAGGTCGTGACCGCCCGCTCCTCGCGGGTGATGCCGAGCGCGGTCACCACCAGCGCGTCGAGCTCCAGGACCGACGAGGCCATCTGGAAGTTCTGCGTAAGGTTGCCCCCGGGCGCAAGCGTAAGGCTGCGCGAAACCGTGGACAGGCCCTGGCGGGTGGCGGTGATGGTAACGCTCTGCCCCGCGCGCACCGCGGAGCCCGGAATGGTGATTCGGTACGAGCCGTCGGGGCCGGAGGTGGTGCCGACGTTCAGATCGGCGATGCGCACGAGGACTCCGGCCTGCGGGTCGCCGTCGGTGTCGGTGACGCGCCCCGACACGGTCGTCGCGTCCTGCGCAAGCGCGAGCATCGGTGAGGCGCACAGCGCCACCAATGCCAGCAGCCAACGAATGGTTCTCATCTCAGGGATTCTCCTGGACAACGTGGAAAAAACGTTTCGCGCGGCGAGGCGCCGCGCGGGGTAAGGCACGACGGAAGCTCCTTTCGGTGGAGTGGGGGTGGATAGAGGTGTGGAACGCGGTTCGAACGCTCGTTAAAGAGGTGGACCGTCCAACATAATCAGGTGCAGCCCAACATCGCAACCGTCAAGGCGCCTGGGGAGCGCCTGCACGCAGGGGCCCCGGGGCTGCGCCAGCCCCGGGGCCCGTGGAGGGAATGCCCGTCTTGTGTCTAGGCCGCGCAGCTCCCCTCGTCGCAGCGCTCGCCGCCGGCACTTGCACCGGATTCCTTCGCCTCGCCGGCCACCTGCTCCAGCACCTGCAGGAACGCCGAGGCCGGCTGGGCGCCCTGAACGGCGTAGCGGCCGTCGATGACGAAGGTGGGCACGGCGGTGATCCCCAGGCGCTGCGCCTGCGCGATCTCGTCCTTGACCTCCCGCCGGCCCTCGCCGCCTGCCAGGTAGCCCCGCACCCGCTCGCCGTCCATCCCGGTGCCGGCGGCCAGCGTTTCCAGCACGCCGGCGTCACCGATGTCGGCGCCCTGGCCGAAGTGCGCCTCCAGGAGCTTTTCCTTGAGCGCCTGCTGCACGCCGGAGCCGTATTCGCGCTCCGCCAGGCGAAGCAGCCGATGTGCATCCAAGGTGTTTGCGGCCATCGCGGAATCGAAGTCCATGACGATGCCCTCGGCCCGCGCCGTCTCCGTCACCTGCCGCGCCATCTGCGCGCCCTGCGGCCCGAACCGCTGCGCCAGGTACTGCTGCAGCGGAAACGCGGTGGCGGGGGCGTCGGGGTTCAGCTGGTAGGGCCGGTAAACGACCTCCACCTGGTCGGCCCCGGGAAGCGCCGCCAGCGCGCGCTCGAAGCGCCGCTTGCCGATGTAGCACCAGGGGCACGCCACGTCCGAATAGATCTCTACCTTCATCGCGGTTCCTCGTTCGTCGGTGCTCGCCCGGCACGTCAGGCGGCGCGGGCGATGCGCTCCAGCGCGTGGCGGTGGTGGGGGAAGCCCTCTTCGGTGCCGCGGCCGATGGCCACCAGCGCCGGGACGCGCGCGTTCTCGGGCAGGTTCAGCAGGCGCTTGACGGCTTCGGCGTCGAACCCGGCCATGGGCGAAGTCTGGTAGCCATGCGCCTCCGCCGCCAGCAGCAGGTACCCGAGGGCGATGTGCGCCTGCGCCGCCCCCCACGCCTCGCGCTGGTCCGGGCTCTGCCCCTGGAACGAGCGCAGGATGGTCTGCCGCGTGGTGGCGCGCTGCACGGCGTCCATCCCGGGGTGGATCGTCTCGTCGATGGTGGCCAGCGCGTCCTGCATGTCGCTGTACAGCACGATGACCGCGGGGGCGGAATGCACCTGCCGCTGGTTGAAGGCCGCCGCCGCCAGCTGCGCCTTGAGCTCGGGGGTTTCGACGATCACGAAGCGCCAGGGCTGCACGTTGAACGCCGAGGGCGCCAGGCGAACCACGTCCAGGATGCCGTCGAGGTCCTCGCGCGGAATGGGCAGCGGTTCGAACGCGCGGATGGAGCGGCGCTGCAGGGCCGCGTCTCGCACGTTCAACAGGTCGGTAGTGGTGCTCATGGCTTGCTCCCGGTGGAACTCGTGTGATATCTTTCCAGTAGCAACTATACAAAAAGAAGTTGATTGCGTCAACTGCGCCCTTCGTCTATCCTGGCAGCCATGAGCGACGCCACTCGTCTATGCCCGCACTTTCACCGCGCCGTCGAGCTGATCGGCCGGCGCTGGACGGGCGCCATCATCTTTGTCCTGCTGAACCAGCGCTGCCGGTTCGCGGGGCTGCGCGCGGCCATTCCCGAGATCACCGACCGGATGCTCTCGGAGCGGCTGCGCGAGCTGGAGGCAGAAGGAATCGTGGAGCGCAGCGTGATTCCCGACACGCCGGTGCGGGTGGAGTACGCCCTGACCGACAAGGGCCGCGCGCTGGCCGCGGCGGTGGACGCGCTGGGCACCTGGGCGCACGACTGGCTGGCCCAGGCGCCTGCTAATGCGGAGTAACTGCGGGTTTCACACGGAGGGCACGGAGGTCACAGAGGAACTGCAGGGGGGCCTCCTTCCCCTCCCCTCCTCCGTGTACTCCGTGCCCTCCGTGTGAGGCTTTCTGTTTCAGGGCGGGAGCTGAGCTTGGAGCCTGTCCGCGCCCGGATGCGCGGGGCTCACGCGGCGGAGGTCGGCGAGGGTGGACTTCGCCTTTTCGTACTGGTAGGTGAGCGCGTAGACGGTGGCGAGGTTGTACAGCAGGCTGGCGTCGCCCGGGGTGCGGGTGCGCTGCTGCTCCAGGCCGGGGAGGGCCTCGGCGGCGCGGAGCGCCTGCGCAAGGCGCTGGTCGCCGGGATCCAGCATGGCCGCGCGGCGAAGGTGCGCCAGCGCGGCCGCGTGGTCGTTCTTCCGCAGCAGGATCACGCCGATCAGCCGCAGGCTTTCGGAGCTCTCTTCGCGGGCGTTGGCGGCCTGGAACCAGCCCAGCGCTTCGTCGTAGCGCCCCAGTGTGTAGGCGATGCGCCCGCCGTCCAGCAGCGGGCGCGGCTCGGTGCGGTACTCCTGCGCCAGCGCGCGGGCCACGCGCAGCGCCTGCTCCCACTGGCCGGTCTGCTCGTAGTGGCCGCGCAGGCGGTCCATCGCTTCGGGCCAGGGGAGCGATCCGCCCACCATCGCCTGCGCGAGCTGCTCTTCGGGCGTGCGCGGCTGCAACGTGTCGACCAACGGCGTGGCCCGGGTGCCCCGCGGACGGAACGGCCATCCCGAGCGCACGCGGTCTGCCCGGAACACCCCCACCAGCGAGTCCGCCGCCGTCACCGGAACGGCGCGCCGCGCCTCCGCCGCCAGGACGGGGCGGGTCCACGGCCCGATCATCCGCCGCGCCCTCAGCGCCTCGTAGAACGCGTCGGCGATCAGGAAGTAGCCGTCCACGTTGGGGTGAAGGTGCTCCAGCATCAGCGTGCCCCCGATGGACCCCCCAGGCGCGGCCCGCTCCAGTGCGCGCTGCGTTTCCACCACCGTCGCCCCGTGGCGGGCGGCTTCTTCGCGGATCACCCGGTTCAGCGCTTCCGGCGCACGGAAGCGGAGCTGGTCGGCCTCCTTGGCGGCGCGGTAGTGAACGCGCGCCCGGCCGGCATCGCCCCGGGCGTTGTAGACCCGCCCCAACGCGTACAACGCGTCCGCCGCGGTGCTGTCCATCCGTACCGCCTCGCGCAGTGCACGCTCCGCCCCCGCAGGGTCGCCCCGCCCCATCGCCTCGAGTCCGGCACGGTAGGCGCGTCCCCACGCCGCTGAGTCCGTGCCCGGCGCAAGGCCGCTGACGAAGGGCGGCTGGTCGCGCTCGTTGCTCGCCACCGTGCCGATGAACACGGGGATTCCCGCGGCCCGGTAGCGGCCCAGCAGCTCGCGCAGGTTGGCGCGGAACTGCTCGACGCCCTCCCGGTAGCGCGCGGAGCCCAGGGGAATGCGCTGGTCGCCGGCCATCAGCTCCATCACCGTCCGCGGCTCGCCGCCCTCCCCCGCGGGCGCGGCGCCCCGGCCGAACAGGCTCCCCATCAGCTGGGCGATGCGCAGGTGCCGCAGCCGCAGGTACGCCTTCGTCAGCCACCGCGCGCGCCCCGCCGACTGCGACGAGCCCACGCCGAACACGCCGTAGTACTCGTTGTGCCCGGTGTAGATCATCACCGCGTCCGGCCGCTGGGCGATGACCTCGCCGGCCAGGTCCAGCAGCGTGTACGAGTTGACGGCGGTGAGCGCGGTGTTCACCACCTCGATGTCCCTGTCGGGAAAGGTGGCCTGCAGCCGCTGTTGAAGCATTCGCGAGGGCGCGCCGCCGTGGCGGTACGGAAACCCGGCCGCGGACGACTCGCCCTGGAAGATGATGCGGAACGTTTCCGGCCGCCGCTCCGCGCGAAAGAAGTCCAGGTGCGGCAGCGGGACGATGGTGCCCTTGGGAAAGTAACGCTTAGCGACGTCGGGGTTGGGATGCATGAACTCCGGGCGCCCCTCCGCCCGTACGAAAAGGGGATGGCTTTCACCATATCCCGCCACGCGCAGCCCCACCTCCAGCAGAAGGAGCAGGATGAACGGCAACGCGACGGTGATGGCGGTGAACAGCCGCCGCATCCCCGGTGAGAGTGGCGCCTGCTCGGCCGCGGGCGGTGCTTTCGGAGGCGCGGGGGCTCGCTTTTTCTTGCTCATCGGGCGATGGAGACGATGGCCTCACACGGAGGGCACGGAGGACACGGAAGGGGGGCGGCGAGGAGAGCGTGTGATGGGTGCGGAAGCTAGACGAGAAGCGGAGTGCCCGCAAACGGCGAGAGATCCGGGGGAGGGTGAACCCGCCGTACCTGCCGAAGCGCGATCGAATTCTCCCCTCTCCCGCTTGCGGGAGAGGGGCCGGGGAGAGGGCAGCCGTGGTATGCGGGCCCGTGTCGCAACGCCTGGACGTCGCGGCCTCAGCACAGGTGACCGCTGCCGCGCCCGGGCTTGGAAGCGCCCAGGCTAGATCCTTCGCCCCGCGAGGTAGGGTGCACGGGCTGGTAAGGTGCGCCTGGGGCTCAGGATGACAGACCGGTGCGCAGAGGCCGGTGTGACCCACGGCACTGGCTCCCTTCCCCCGCGCAGTTTGCGGGGGAAGGGTTGGGGATGGGGGGCGCCGAGGTCTGCGCCGAGTCCAGTCGAACCCGATCGAAGTTCTGCCCTCTCCGCACGTCGTTTGTGCGGGGAGGGGCGGGGCGCTCCTACGCGTGGTCGGGCGCGGTGATGGGATGCTTCAGCGCGGCTTCGGCGGCGTAGTAGCCGCACATCCCGTGTACCGCTCCGCCCGGCGGCGTAGAGGCCGAGCACAGGTACAGCCCCGGCACGGGCGTGGAATACGGGATCTTTCGCGGCGCCGGGCGAAAGAACACCTGCCGCAGCGTCATGGCGCCCGCGCTGATGTCGCCGCCCACCAGGTTGGGGTTGTGCCGCTCCAGCGCGGAGGGCGGCATCACGTTCCGGTGCAGCACCACGTCGCGGAACCCGGGTGCGTAGCGCTCCACCTGGTCTTCGATCGCCTTCGTCATGTCGACGTCGCACCCGAACGGCACGTGGCAGTACGCCCAGGCGATCTGCTTTCCCGCTGGAGCGCGCGACGGGTCGAACAGCGTCGGCTGCACCAGCAGCACGAACGGCTTTTCGGGAACCTTTCCCTCCAGCGGCGCGTGCTCCGACGCCGCGATCTCGTCCAGCGTGCCCCCCAGGTGCACCGTGGCCGCGCGCGCGCACTCCGGGCTGCGCCAGGGGATGGGGCCGCTGAGCGCCCAGTCGATCTTGAACGAGCCCGCGCCGTAGCGAAACCGCCCCAGCGCACGCCTGTAGCGCCCCGACAGGCGGTGCCCCGCCACCCGCAGCACCTGACGGGGCGTCAGGTCCAGCAGCACCAGCGGCACGCCCTGGAACTCGTCGACGTTGTCCACCGGCGCGCCCGTGACGATCTCTCCGGCCAGCGAGCGGAGGTACGAGGCCAGCGCATTCGCGATGCTTTGCGAGCCGCCGCGGGCGATGGGCCACCCCACGGCGTGCCCCGCGGCAGCGAGCGTCAGCCCGAAGGCGGCCGTGGGCGAGCGGGTGAGGGGCACCATGCTGTGGGCGGCGTTCCCCGCGAACAGCGCGCGCGCCAGCTCGCCCTGGAACCGGCGCTTGGCCAGCCCGTACGCCGGCCGGATTCCGTACACGCCAAAGCGCGCCAGCAGCAGCGGGTGGTCGGGAAACTCCAGCGGGCCCAGCACGTCTTCCGCCAGCACCAGCCAGCGGCGCACCCACGGGTTCATCAGCTTCTTCCAGGCGCGCGCGTCGGGGCCCAGCGTGGCGCCGGTCTCCTCCATCGACCGCTCCAGCATGGCCACCGTGCCATCGTCCTGCGGGTGCGCCAGGCAGGCCGGCGAGTGCACCCACTCCAGCCCGTGCTCGGCCAGCGGCAGCGCCCGAAAAAAAGGCGACGACACGCCCAGCGGGTGCACGGTGGAGCACACGTCGTGGTGAAAGCCGGGAAGCGTCAGCTCCTCGGTGCGCATCCCCCCGCCGATGGTATCCGCCGCCTCGCGCACCACCACGCGCCGCCCCGCCTGCGCCAGCGCGATGGCCGCCGCCAGCCCGTTGGGCCCCGATCCCACCACCACCGCGTCCGGACGTGCCATCCACCCCTCCCGGTTGCCCTCCCACACCACCCGGAACGCCGGCGGAATCGGCACGACGCATACCACGAGGGGCAACGGAAAGGCGCCTCCAACAGCAGCACCGCTCCCCTGCGCCAGATGTTGAAAGCTACCTTTATCGCACTCGACCCAGATTCGTTTGTGCAAGGAGGGATCGCGCCAGATCGCTCGCCGCTTATCGAGTGTGTGATACCTGACGAACTCTCGTTGAACGGTGCGGATGGAAGTAGATTGCGGCGAGCCGCTCACGCGTATGGAAGAATCAAGACCATGACCCGACGCACCTCTCATGAGCCGCCCGATACGCTCATGCAGCTGCTGACCAGACTCGATCCCGCGGAAGACGTAGAGGTCGAGTACAAGCGTGCCCACGGAGGAATCCCCCGCGACGTATGGGAATCCATCAGTGCGTTCGCAAACACCCGGGGCGGTTGCATCGTACTCGGCGTCAACGAGAGTGGCGGTTTCGAGGTGGAAGGCGTTTCCAATGCCGACGCGCGGCGGAAGGAGCTTTGGGATGCACTGCGAAATCCGCAGAAGCTCAGTAGCGCGGTATGCGATGAGCGAGATGTGTCGGTCGAGCACGTCGATGGCGCTGCGTTGGTGATCATCCGGGTTCCAGCCGTGCCCCGAACCGAGCGACCGGTATACATCAACGGAAATCCGTACCAGGGAACCTACGTCCGCCGTCACTCCGCGGATTACAAATGCGGCAAGCCCGAGGTCGATCGCATGATCCGCGAGGCTTCCGGTGACCACGCCGACCTGGTGGTACTGGAAGGATTCGGGCTTGCGGATCTCGACAGGTACGCGCTGTCAGGATACAGAAATCGCTTTCAGACGCACGATCCGGCGAATCCCAAGAACGAACTCGACGATTGGGCGTTCCTGAAATCGCTGGGTGGGGCAATGAAGGACCGACGCAGTGGGGTGGAAGCGCTGACGCGGGCGGGGCTCCTGATGTTCGGGCTACCGGAGGCGATCCGCGAATGGAGAGGACGGCACCTGATCGACTTCCGCTCGCTTTCGGGCACAACGGATGTCTATGAACGCTGGCTGGACCGCATCGCTTGGGAAGGCCATCTATACGGCGCCTTCTTCACCATCTTCCCCGGGCTAACCGTTAGCCTGCCGACTCCCTTCGAACTACAGGATGAAGTTCGAAGTGGGCAAACTGCGGTTCACACTGCACTGCGCGAGGCGCTGGTCAACCTGCTCGTACATGCCGACTACGTGGAGAGCGAAGCCTCGCTCATTCTGCGGTCACCAGACGGTTTCCTCTTCCGCAACCCGGGTACGTCTCGCGTCCCGGAAGACGACATGCTCATCGGCAACCGGTCAGATCCACGGAACCCCACGATCGCACGCATGTTCCGGCAGATCGGTCTTGCAGAAGAAGCAGGCACGGGGATTCCCAAGATCGTACAGCTATGGCGCAAGCTGGGCTTCCAGCTTCCGGATATCCATCAGAGCACGGAACGATACGAGTTCACCATCGAGCTGCGATACGCTCACCTCATTCCTGCGGACGATCGCAACTGGCTCCAATCCCTTGGCGATCATTGGACGGAAGAGGAGCAGCTGGCGCTCGTGCTCGCAAAACATGAGGGGATGGTCGATAACCAGCGCTTGCGCAGCCTCACGGGGGTACACCCGGCGGATGCGACCGCGGTACTCGGAAGATTGCGTCAGCGAGGGCTCCTCGACCCGCAGGGGGGCGGCTCGAAGACGTGGTACCAACTTTCTCCACACCTCCGCGAGGACGCAGGCCTTCCTGACAATTCGGAGCGCATCGGCATCTCGCCCGAGGAGTGGGATGAAATGGTAAACCTTGCCCGACCTCTGCGTGATGCCCTTCGGCAGAGGAAGCGCCCTGCACGATTGGAACGTGACCGCACGATCGTCGCACTCTGCAGGCGTATGCCGCTCGCCTTGGAAGAGCTTGAGGAGCTTCTTGGGTATACGAGGAGCGGGATGCGGGGCATTGTACAAGATCTCGTGAAACAACGAGCACTTCAGTACCGATACCCAGAACGTCCGACGCACCCTCACCAGCGGTACTTAGCTGGTGACTCGTCTCACGTGGCTAGTTGAAGGCTGTGCTCAGACGTTAGAGCTTGGGTTTAGACCTTAGCTTAGGAGTTAGACCTTAGAGCTTTGGGTTAGACCTTAGAGCTTGGGGTTAGACCTCAGAGCTTGGAGTTAGACCTCAGAGCTTGGAGTTAGACCTTAGAGCTTGGGGTTAGACCTCAGAGCTTGGGGTTAGACCTCAGAGCTTGGGGTTGGACCTCAGAGCTTGGGGAGACAATAGCGGCGGAGCCGGCGGGGGGATCATCCCGCCGGCTCCGCTCCATTGTTCCGCCCGTGTGTCAGGCCCCGGAGCCGCTCTTTTCTTTCTCCTTCTCACGCGAGCCGCTCTTGTCCTTCTCCTGCTCGCCCGACCCGCTCTGTCCCTTGTTGCTCTCTCCAGGCCGGTACGAGCTCTCGGTGTCGCCGCCGGAGACCACGCGGATGGGGATGGGGTTGGGGATGGCCACCTCCACCCGCTCCGTGCGATTGGCCTGCACGCGCTGGATCCACGCGTCGTCCTTGGCCGCGCCGCCGGACTGCATGACCATGCGCGCCACCCGCAGCCCGTCGGCGTTGGAGATGCGGATAGAGCCGTGCGACGCCGCCTTGCCCAGCGACTCCGGCTCGTTGGTGCCGTGGATGGAGCGCGGTGGATCGTACACCATCTGAATGCGCCCGAGCGGGTTGTCGGCGTCGCCCGGCTCCGCCACCTCTTCGTCCTTGGCCCACTCCTCGTCCGTGGGCGGCGTCCAGCGCGGGTTGAACACCACCTGGCCGACGGTCCACTCGCCCGTGCGCGTGGGCCACTCGTCCGTGCCCACGGCGATGGCGTGCGTGCTGACTACCTGGTCGTTGCGGTACACGTACAGCTTGCGCTCGCCCACGTTCACCTCCAGCCGCAGGTCGGGCGGCGGCATGGGCGGGGGGGCGGGCTGGGCCGCGGGGGTCTGGGCCTGCGGCTGCGCGGGCGCCGCGGCGGCCGCGTCGCCCGTGTTGGCGGGTTCGTCAGAGCTGTCCTTGACCGTGCATCCCGCCGTCATCAGCAGCGCGCCGGCCAGCGCCGTTCCTATCCAGCTTCGCAGCATCCATCGCTCCTTTTCGAGGTTTGCCGCAGGTGCCCAAGCAAGGCGTGCGCCGCCACGGCAGACCGCGGATCATCCGATGGGTTCAGCGCATCCATCTCTGGCCGCGTCCTTGCGACCGTGCGACGCGTCCCACCCCACCGCGCACGAGGCTTACGATGATCTGCATCCTTCACGGATACCTGCTGGAAGGCTCGGGAAGCAACCTGTGGACGCGCTCCATCGTGGAGTCGCTGTGCAGGGAAGGCCACAACGTTCACCTGATGGCGCAGGAGAACCACCCCGAGCGCTACTCGTTCATCACCGAGGCGCGCCGCTACCGGGGCGACGAGCCCGCGGAGACGTTCTACCGCGCCGACGCGGAGCACCCGGGGTGCTGCGTGCTTCACAAGCCGGTGCTGGGCGACACCCTGCCGGTGTACGTGTGGGACAAGTACGAGGAGTTCCCCAACGTGGTGCCGATGGTCGACCTCGACGACGAGGCGGTGGAGGCCTACGTGGACCGCAACGTCCGCGCGCTGCGCCGCATCGTCGCCGAGAACGGCATCACGGCCATCCACGCCAACCACGCGGTGCTGATGTCGGTGGTGGCGCAGCGGGTGAGCGAGGAGACGGGCGTTCCCTTCGCCGTGATGCCGCACGGAAGCGCGCTGGAGTTTGCCGTCAAGCGCGACGAGCGGTTCCACCGGCTGGCGCTGGGCGCGTTCACCTCCGCGCGGCGCGTGTTCGCCATCGGCGGCGAGATGCGCGACCGGGTGCGCGGCATCCTGGGCGCGGTTCCGGACCTGGAAGCGAAGTTCTCCGAGCTTCACCTAGGCGTCGACACCAGCCAGTTCGAGCCCATCGCCCGGTCCGAGCGCCCCGGCAACGTCGCCCGGCTCGCGGAGGCGCTCGCGGGGATGAAGCGCGGCCGCGTTCCCGCGCAGGAAACGGAGATGCTGGGCCGGCTGCGGGGCGACATGACGGTGGACGAGCTGCGCGCCGTGTTCGCCGATGCTCAGCGGTACGAGGGCAAGACGCCGGACGAGGGGCTGGAGGCCAGGCTGAACGCGGTGGACTGGGCGAGCGAGCCCACGCTGCTCTTCGTCGGCCGGCTGATCAGCAGCAAGGGAATCCAGAGCGTGGTCGCCGCCCTGCCGCTGATCCTGGAAAAGCGGCCGGACCTGCGGGTGATCGTCGTGGGGCACGGCCCGCTACGCGAGGTGCTGGAGGCGTTGCTCTGGGCCCTGCGCGAGGGGGAGCGGGCCCTGGTGGACCTGATCGTGGCCCACGGCCGCGTGCTGGAAGGGTCGCCGGAGGGCGAGTCCGAGGGCGAAGAGCTGACGCAGGTGGCGCTGTACCTGGAGCAGCTGCGCGAGCGCGGGGAGCTGGATGCGTACTACGCCGCCGCGCAAAAGCACCTGCGGCCGGAAACAGTGC
This Longimicrobium sp. DNA region includes the following protein-coding sequences:
- a CDS encoding ATP-binding protein — protein: MQLLTRLDPAEDVEVEYKRAHGGIPRDVWESISAFANTRGGCIVLGVNESGGFEVEGVSNADARRKELWDALRNPQKLSSAVCDERDVSVEHVDGAALVIIRVPAVPRTERPVYINGNPYQGTYVRRHSADYKCGKPEVDRMIREASGDHADLVVLEGFGLADLDRYALSGYRNRFQTHDPANPKNELDDWAFLKSLGGAMKDRRSGVEALTRAGLLMFGLPEAIREWRGRHLIDFRSLSGTTDVYERWLDRIAWEGHLYGAFFTIFPGLTVSLPTPFELQDEVRSGQTAVHTALREALVNLLVHADYVESEASLILRSPDGFLFRNPGTSRVPEDDMLIGNRSDPRNPTIARMFRQIGLAEEAGTGIPKIVQLWRKLGFQLPDIHQSTERYEFTIELRYAHLIPADDRNWLQSLGDHWTEEEQLALVLAKHEGMVDNQRLRSLTGVHPADATAVLGRLRQRGLLDPQGGGSKTWYQLSPHLREDAGLPDNSERIGISPEEWDEMVNLARPLRDALRQRKRPARLERDRTIVALCRRMPLALEELEELLGYTRSGMRGIVQDLVKQRALQYRYPERPTHPHQRYLAGDSSHVAS
- a CDS encoding L,D-transpeptidase: MLRSWIGTALAGALLMTAGCTVKDSSDEPANTGDAAAAAPAQPQAQTPAAQPAPPPMPPPDLRLEVNVGERKLYVYRNDQVVSTHAIAVGTDEWPTRTGEWTVGQVVFNPRWTPPTDEEWAKDEEVAEPGDADNPLGRIQMVYDPPRSIHGTNEPESLGKAASHGSIRISNADGLRVARMVMQSGGAAKDDAWIQRVQANRTERVEVAIPNPIPIRVVSGGDTESSYRPGESNKGQSGSGEQEKDKSGSREKEKEKSGSGA
- a CDS encoding glycosyltransferase codes for the protein MICILHGYLLEGSGSNLWTRSIVESLCREGHNVHLMAQENHPERYSFITEARRYRGDEPAETFYRADAEHPGCCVLHKPVLGDTLPVYVWDKYEEFPNVVPMVDLDDEAVEAYVDRNVRALRRIVAENGITAIHANHAVLMSVVAQRVSEETGVPFAVMPHGSALEFAVKRDERFHRLALGAFTSARRVFAIGGEMRDRVRGILGAVPDLEAKFSELHLGVDTSQFEPIARSERPGNVARLAEALAGMKRGRVPAQETEMLGRLRGDMTVDELRAVFADAQRYEGKTPDEGLEARLNAVDWASEPTLLFVGRLISSKGIQSVVAALPLILEKRPDLRVIVVGHGPLREVLEALLWALREGERALVDLIVAHGRVLEGSPEGESEGEELTQVALYLEQLRERGELDAYYAAAQKHLRPETVLFTGYLTHRELHHLFPCCDAAVFPSVVKEAGPLVFLEALASGAFPLGTYFAGMKASIDSVAQALPAEDAEAMKLDAAPERTVADIVRHVPLALEMGERHKDALYRVARDHYDWRSVARKLFTELNAL